The proteins below are encoded in one region of Juglans microcarpa x Juglans regia isolate MS1-56 chromosome 4D, Jm3101_v1.0, whole genome shotgun sequence:
- the LOC121260192 gene encoding ankyrin repeat-containing protein At5g02620-like, whose translation MAGEGQTISSSTTELMTKEKEDMIKKKLFTMAMNGQWDQIVEAYMHEARAHEMRITKAGDTALHIAISQGNEEKVKDLVQQITNQRVRSKVKEALEIKNDRGNTPLHIAASKGNVSMCQCIANVDQQSVGVPNGDGETPFFLSVLHGRREAFFCLHDICGVENGYKYSRRKDGDTILHCAIARDYFGEKC comes from the coding sequence ATGGCAGGAGAAGGGCAGACAATTTCATCCAGTACCACAGAGCTAATGACGAAGGAAAAGGAGGACATGATCAAGAAAAAGTTGTTCACAATGGCCATGAATGGCCAATGGGATCAAATTGTGGAGGCATATATGCATGAAGCACGTGCTCACGAGATGAGGATCACCAAGGCAGGGGACACAGCTTTACACATAGCTATCTCTCAGGGgaatgaagagaaagtcaaagACCTTGTAcaacaaattacaaatcaaagAGTACGAAGCAAAGTCAAAGAGGCTCTTGAAATTAAAAACGATAGAGGGAATACCCCACTCCATATTGCTGCTTCAAAGGGGAATGTGAGCATGTGTCAATGCATTGCAAACGTTGATCAACAGTCCGTGGGTGTTCCAAATGGGGACGGGGAGACCCCTTTTTTCTTATCAGTGCTCCATGGTAGAAGAGAAGCCTTCTTCTGTCTACACGATATCTGTGGCGTCGAGAACGGCTATAAATATTCCAGGAGGAAAGACGGTGACACCATTCTTCATTGTGCTATCGCTAGAGACTACTTTGGTGAGAAGTGCTAG